The following are encoded in a window of Mycobacterium vicinigordonae genomic DNA:
- a CDS encoding WD40 repeat domain-containing protein: MWPEYEQGRRRGKLRTVVGAHLFSHEWSLGMGLDPQGRFLIAGSDPARVWDTASGRCVLTIPKFSADTVNRAFSGDGRTLITGGPDRTARLWDCASGRLVRMLRGHWRSVCCVALSADGRTAATGSSDGRICVWGVVTGQRLHTMRVHHGPIYSVAVNCNGTVALCGNRDSATLWDVTTGRRLHTVADLGGIAWVVQLSGDGRVALTLAGETTRVWETATGQSAHKFSVRTDCWQATALAARGDLAVTGGIDGNASVWDVRSGSLRHTLTGHTRKVTSVAVSADSLIALTGSEDATARLWDLESAHCLTTFDEHAAAVDSVALSADARIAATCSHDRTLRTWKLEWDSES, from the coding sequence ATGTGGCCGGAGTACGAGCAAGGTCGCCGACGCGGGAAATTGCGCACAGTCGTGGGCGCGCACCTGTTCTCACATGAATGGTCGCTGGGGATGGGACTGGACCCACAAGGCCGGTTTCTGATCGCCGGCAGCGATCCGGCGCGGGTATGGGATACCGCGAGCGGTCGCTGTGTCCTGACCATTCCAAAGTTCAGCGCCGATACGGTGAATCGGGCGTTCTCCGGGGACGGACGTACTCTCATCACCGGCGGTCCAGACCGTACCGCGCGGCTGTGGGACTGCGCGTCCGGCCGGCTGGTTCGGATGCTGCGCGGTCACTGGCGATCAGTCTGCTGTGTCGCCTTGAGTGCCGACGGGCGTACGGCGGCAACAGGTTCCAGTGATGGGCGGATATGTGTGTGGGGTGTGGTGACCGGCCAGCGCCTGCACACCATGCGCGTCCATCACGGACCGATCTACTCTGTTGCGGTCAACTGCAACGGTACGGTAGCGCTGTGCGGCAACAGGGATTCGGCAACGCTGTGGGATGTCACTACTGGGCGTCGCCTGCACACCGTGGCGGACTTGGGCGGAATCGCTTGGGTCGTTCAACTCAGCGGAGATGGACGCGTCGCACTTACGCTAGCGGGCGAGACAACTCGGGTGTGGGAGACGGCAACCGGCCAAAGTGCGCATAAGTTTTCGGTTCGCACCGACTGCTGGCAGGCGACCGCACTGGCCGCTCGGGGCGACCTAGCGGTCACAGGCGGTATCGACGGAAACGCGTCGGTGTGGGATGTAAGGTCCGGAAGCTTGCGGCACACTTTGACAGGCCACACGCGCAAAGTCACCTCGGTCGCGGTCAGCGCGGACTCGCTAATTGCGTTAACCGGCAGCGAAGACGCGACCGCCCGACTTTGGGACCTCGAGTCCGCCCATTGCTTGACCACGTTCGACGAGCACGCCGCGGCGGTGGATTCGGTGGCCCTCAGCGCCGACGCGCGGATCGCTGCCACCTGTTCGCATGACCGAACACTACGAACATGGAAACTGGAATGGGACTCGGAGTCCTAA